From Antennarius striatus isolate MH-2024 chromosome 14, ASM4005453v1, whole genome shotgun sequence, the proteins below share one genomic window:
- the LOC137606960 gene encoding sclerostin domain-containing protein 1-like, with amino-acid sequence MVRFTTELLWLLLLLSRCSSEVHNDATESRRTQLVTDVHEKSEHVDTNQARNGGRRPADGVRNGLDQSQVGCRELRSTKYISDGQCTSVNPIKELVCAGECLPAHLLPNWIGGGGYTGRYWSRRDALDWRCVIDRTRTQRIQLQCQDGSTRTYKITVVTSCKCKYYSRQQNDSEHKDTPASGKQRKSLRAGLPEDRAGGQSQK; translated from the exons ATGGTGCGTTTCACCACCGAACTCCTGtggctcctgctgctgctgagcagATGCAGCTCCGAGGTGCACAATGACGCCACGGAGTCGCGGCGCACGCAGCTGGTCACGGATGTTCACGAGAAGTCTGAGCACGTGGACACGAACCAGGCGAGAAACGGCGGGAGACGGCCGGCGGATGGTGTGCGTAACG GCCTCGACCAAAGCCAGGTGGGATGCAGAGAGCTGAGGTCCACAAAGTACATCTCTGATGGCCAGTGCACCAGTGTCAACCCCATTAAGGAGCTGGTGTGTGCTGGGGAGTGTTTGCCAGCCCATCTCCTGCCCAACTGGATCGGTGGTGGGGGCTACACGGGTAGATACTGGAGCCGCCGCGATGCCCTGGACTGGCGTTGTGTCATTGACCGGACACGGACCCAGCGGATCCAGCTGCAGTGTCAGGACGGCAGCACCAGGACCTACAAGATAACGGTGGTGACCTCGTGTAAGTGCAAGTACTACTCCAGACAGCAGAACGACTCGGAGCACAAGGACACGCCTGCCAGCGGGAAGCAGAGGAAGAGTCTCAGAGCTGGACTTCCTGAGGACAGAGCCGGAGGACAGTCTCAAAAATAA
- the ssr2 gene encoding translocon-associated protein subunit beta translates to MMKMLRGVLLLVLLGLGSSEEGARLLASKSLLNRYAVEGRDLTLQYNIYNVGSSAALEVELSDDSFPPEDFGIVSGMLNVKWDRIAPASNVSHTVVLRPLKAGYFNFTSASVSYLAQEGGQVMVGYTSAPGQGGILAQREFDRRFSPHYLDWAAFGVMTLPSIGIPLLLWYSSKRKYDSPKAKKN, encoded by the exons atgatgaagatgctgcGTGGGGTTCTCCTGCTGGTTCTGCTCGGGCTGGGCTCCTCAGAGGAGGGGGCCCGTCTGCTGGCCTCCAAGTCCCTCCTCAACCGGTACGCGGTGGAGGGCCGCGACCTCACGCTGCAGTACAACATCTACAACGTGggctccag CGCCGCCCTGGAGGTTGAGCTGTCGGACGATTCCTTCCCTCCAGAAGACTTTGGAATCGTCTCCGGAATGTTGAATGTCAAATGGGACAGGATCGCACC AGCCAGCAACGTGTCTCACACCGTGGTGCTGCGCCCCCTGAAGGCCGGCTACTTCAACTTCACCTCTGCTTCCGTCAGCTACCTGGCTCAGGAGGGGGGACAGGTCATG GTGGGGTACACCAGCGCCCCCGGACAGGGAGGTATCCTGGCTCAGAGGGAGTTCGACCGGCGCTTCTCCCCCCACTAC CTGGACTGGGCGGCGTTCGGCGTCATGACCCTCCCCTCCATCGGCATCCCTCTGCTCCTCTGGTACTCCAGCAAGAGGAAGTATGACTCCCCCAAGGCTAAGAAAAACTGA
- the si:dkey-240h12.4 gene encoding death-associated protein kinase 2, which produces MAAFKPENVTDFYELGETLGSGHFGQVRQVCERATGTHWAAKFLKIRKTACSRLGLDRNRVQQEVEILQAVQHPNIVTLKDVFESRAEVVLILELVSGGELFDFIAAREHLMESEAIEFIKQILQGLGFMHSKNIAHFDLKPENIMLSDNVSPFPVIKIIDFGLAHHFEPREEFRSTSGTPQYIAPEVINSEPLSTAADMWSIGVVTYILLSGLSPFQGETNEETLRNIIDMNYEFKDHYFSMTSSMARDFIQKLLVKNPSDRLTADECLLHPWIKPITRQQVHKRNRSSINMKSFKKFNARRKWKMSYNMVWVCNRLVQMTLLRGSSNPDPLQRPCESDTEDTDIKPVSLLRRRLSSSS; this is translated from the exons ATGGCAGCCTTCAAGCCTGAGAACGTGACTGATTTCTATGAGCTGGGAGAAACCCTGGGAAG TGGACATTTTGGCCAGGTGCGACAGGTGTGTGAGCGGGCCACCGGAACCCACTGGGCAGCCAAGTTCCTGAAGATCCGGAAGACGGCCTGCAGCCGTCTGGGTCTGGACAGGAACCGCgtccagcaggaggtggagaTCCTCCAGGCTGTGCAGCATCCCAACATCGTGACCCTCAAAGACGTGTTCGAGAGCAGAGCCGAGGTGGTGCTCATCCTggagct CGTGAGCGGCGGGGAGCTGTTTGACTTCATCGCTGCCAGAGAGCACCTGATGGAGAGCGAAGCCATCGAGTTCATCAAGCAGATCCTCCAGGGGCTGGGGTTCATGCACAGCAAGAACATCGCCCACTTCGACCTGAAG CCAGAAAACATCATGCTGTCAGATAACGTGTCTCCATTCCCCGTCATCAAAATCATCGACTTCGGCTTGGCCCACCACTTTGAACCAAGAGAGGAGTTCAGGAGCACGAGTGGAACCCCACAGTACATCG cCCCTGAAGTGATTAACAGTGAACCCCTGAGCACAGCGGCTGACATGTG gaGCATCGGAGTCGTCACCTACATCCT ACTCAGCGGTTTGTCACCTTTCCAAGGTGAGACTAATGAAGAAACTCTGAGGAACATCATCGACATGAACTATGAGTTTAAGGACCACTATTTCAGCATGACCAGCTCCATGGCCAGAGACTTCATACAGAAACTACTGGTGAAAAACCCCAG TGACAGACTCACGGCTGACGAGTGTCTGCTTCATCCCTGGATTAAG CCAATCACGCGGCAGCAGGTCCACAAGAGGAATAGATCCTCAATCAATATGAAGAGCTTTAAGAAGTTCAATGCCAGGCGGAAGTGGAAG ATGTCCTACAACATGGTGTGGGTGTGTAACCGGCTGGTACAGATGACATTACTACGAGGCAGCTCAAATCCAGATCCACTACAG AGACCCTGTGAAAGTGACACAGAGGACACGGACATCAAGCCTGTCTCTCTGCTGCGTCGGCGACTGAGCAGCAGCTCATAG
- the LOC137607546 gene encoding putative tyrosine carboxypeptidase MATCAP2 isoform X2, translating to MELTLQRYGSYEQFEQITGGNLLTKTRIWHNVKKYMEKEGCLGEIVVEVTDDLLSRASMTVVNSRPTLAINIATAREHWLEGMLRHEIGTHYFRGINNCHQPWSSSAGRKKYNLKPLNPTEEGLASIHGVLFRKDPTLWRAALLYYTVYQASHMSFSQLFHSLGRFVQDPNTRWDYCIRAKRGQTDTAQPGCFSKDQVYLDGILKILRYRDKINFPLLMALGKVSFEDVDRLRAAAQMENVRLPHFMQDQARYAQQLMKIMAVNQLTDEELKAII from the exons ATGGAGCTTACCCTACAGAGATATGGCAGCTATGAGCAGTTTGAACAGATTACAGGAGGAAACCTTCTCACCAAGACTCGCATTTGGCACAATGTCAAGAAGTACATGGAGAAAGAAGGCTGCTTGGGAGAG ATAGTAGTCGAGGTGACAGATGATCTCCTGTCCAGAGCCTCCATGACAGTGGTGAACAGCAGACCCACGTTGGCGATCAATATCGCCACTGCCCGAGAGCACTGGTTGGAAGGCATGCTGAGGCATGAGATTG GGACACATTATTTCCGTGGCATCAACAACTGCCACCAGCCATGGAGCAGCAGCGCTGGCAGGAAGAAGTACAACTTGAAGCCTCTCAACCCCACAGAGGAGGGTCTGGCCAGCATCCATGGTGTGCTGTTCAGGAAAGACCCCACACTGTGGAGGGCTGCTCTCCTTTACTACACTGTCTACCAGGCTAGCCACATGTCCTTCTCTCAGCTCTTCCATAGTCTGGGACGCTTCGTCCAGGACCCCAACACCCGCTGGGACTACTGCATCCGAGCCAAGAGGGGCCAGACCGACACCGCACAACCAG GCTGCTTCAGTAAAGACCAGGTGTACCTGGACGGTATCCTGAAGATCCTGAGATACAGGGACAAGATCAACTTCCCACTGCTCATGGCTCTAGGAAAG GTGTCGTTTGAAGATGTAGACCGCCTCAGAGCTGCGGCTCAGATGGAAAACGTTCGCCTTCCACACTTCATGCAGGACCAGGCAAGGTACGCCCAGCAGCTGATGAAGATCATGGCGGTTAACCAGCTGACTGACGAGGAGCTCAAGGCGATCATCTGA